The following are from one region of the Sphingomonas oryzagri genome:
- a CDS encoding carboxylesterase/lipase family protein yields the protein MGEALATVAEGGLKGVSEGGVRRFLGVPYAASPLGERRFAAPQPYPAWEGVRDVSSPGPTAPQAKTPAFPGLDIVPLIGAGWREGDDFLQANIWAPEDAIAAPVMVFIHGGAFVGGSNDAQVTDGTAFARSGVVLVSINYRLGVEGWLALPGAPTNLGLRDQIAALRWVQKNIAAFGGDPANITVFGESAGAMSIGCLIASPLAKGLFRRAIVESGHGSMVRPIAVARRATAKLAKLAGVTPDVDGFATLSPAQWIPHQQTVQAPTTRIDLRDGQGREPAYGLSRFLPVFGDDVLPEHPLDALAKGAGAEVELLIGTNAEEMNLYFVPTGVKARIGRLLAWFILRGKVPKARAILKAYGMGRRKAGDAFTEALSDLVFRQPARAFAAAHRGRTHFYELGWRSPIFGGELGACHAIDLPFVFDTIACCTGEEGFVGPRPPADLAKRIHAIWVGFARDGGLAWPEYSADKPWVRRLEQDEATTEAPLPAAPYCS from the coding sequence ATGGGCGAGGCGCTGGCGACGGTGGCCGAAGGCGGGCTGAAAGGCGTGAGCGAGGGCGGTGTGAGGCGCTTCCTGGGCGTGCCTTATGCCGCGTCCCCCTTGGGCGAGCGTCGTTTCGCCGCGCCGCAGCCCTATCCGGCGTGGGAAGGCGTCCGCGACGTATCCTCGCCTGGACCGACTGCGCCGCAGGCGAAAACGCCGGCCTTTCCGGGTCTCGACATCGTGCCCTTGATCGGTGCCGGCTGGCGCGAGGGTGATGATTTCCTGCAGGCCAACATCTGGGCGCCAGAGGATGCGATCGCCGCGCCGGTCATGGTGTTCATCCACGGCGGCGCCTTCGTCGGCGGGAGCAACGACGCGCAGGTGACCGACGGCACCGCCTTCGCGCGATCGGGTGTGGTGCTGGTGTCGATCAACTATCGGCTGGGCGTGGAGGGCTGGCTGGCGCTGCCGGGCGCCCCGACCAACCTAGGCCTGCGCGACCAGATCGCGGCGCTGCGCTGGGTGCAGAAGAATATCGCGGCGTTCGGTGGCGATCCCGCCAATATCACCGTTTTCGGTGAATCCGCCGGCGCGATGTCGATCGGCTGCCTGATCGCCTCGCCGCTCGCCAAGGGCCTGTTCCGCCGCGCGATCGTCGAGAGCGGCCATGGATCGATGGTGCGGCCGATCGCGGTGGCGCGGCGGGCGACGGCGAAGCTGGCCAAGCTCGCCGGGGTGACGCCGGACGTCGATGGGTTCGCCACGCTGTCACCCGCACAATGGATCCCGCACCAGCAGACGGTGCAGGCTCCCACCACCCGGATCGATCTGCGCGACGGGCAGGGGCGCGAGCCGGCATATGGTCTCTCCCGCTTCCTGCCCGTGTTCGGCGACGACGTGCTTCCCGAGCATCCGCTCGATGCGCTTGCAAAGGGAGCCGGCGCCGAGGTGGAACTGCTGATCGGCACCAATGCCGAGGAGATGAACCTCTATTTCGTGCCGACCGGCGTGAAGGCCAGGATAGGGCGGCTGCTCGCCTGGTTCATCCTGCGTGGCAAGGTGCCGAAGGCGCGCGCGATCCTGAAGGCCTACGGAATGGGCAGGCGCAAGGCGGGCGATGCTTTCACCGAGGCGCTGAGCGATCTGGTCTTCCGCCAGCCGGCGCGTGCGTTCGCGGCCGCGCATCGGGGCAGGACGCATTTCTACGAACTCGGCTGGCGCTCGCCCATTTTCGGCGGCGAGCTGGGCGCCTGCCATGCGATCGACCTGCCCTTCGTGTTCGACACGATCGCCTGCTGCACGGGGGAGGAAGGCTTCGTCGGCCCGAGACCGCCCGCCGATCTGGCGAAGCGCATCCACGCCATCTGGGTCGGCTTCGCCCGCGACGGTGGACTCGCCTGGCCGGAATACAGCGCGGATAAGCCCTGGGTCCGTCGGCTGGAGCAGGACGAGGCCACGACCGAGGCACCCTTGCCCGCCGCGCCTTATTGCTCCTGA
- a CDS encoding glycoside hydrolase family 130 protein: protein MSRSLFQHSRLHVRPDPSRTVIRPFSPSYPDPFRDDEHPRTRKIVERILALGEEDIGRKCAMALDALGGRHRNVEETLLRRYDEIREQLPICDEASDKGRLVIGAYFSEEYSFEAAALFNPSMVVHPEHEDDGSGAVRFLMSLRGIGEGHISSVTFRTGRWSEKDGFALDDASPQAVSPRIEKVNGDGSTCIVCEGSEDVSETVLFPVTDSQRQGIEDLRLCRFVEDDGEVKYYGTYTAFDGRDARSELLRGTGFKSFEVSPLTGSAAAAKGMALFPRKIGGRYVMLGRQDNENIWLLESDDLHHWDGGAKLIEPRFSWEFAQMGNCGSPMEIDEGWLVITHGVGMARTYCLGAALLDRDDPSKVLKRTAQPILKPSAKERDGYVPNVVYSCGGMVHGRTLLLPYGVADNFASFASCPIDDLLARMS, encoded by the coding sequence ATGAGCCGAAGCCTGTTCCAGCACAGCCGCCTGCACGTCCGGCCGGACCCGTCTCGCACCGTGATCCGTCCCTTCTCGCCCTCCTACCCCGATCCCTTCCGCGACGACGAGCATCCCCGCACACGCAAGATCGTCGAGCGCATCCTGGCGCTCGGCGAGGAGGATATCGGGCGCAAGTGCGCGATGGCGCTCGACGCGCTGGGCGGGCGCCACCGCAATGTCGAGGAGACGCTGCTGCGTCGCTACGACGAGATACGCGAGCAGCTGCCGATCTGCGACGAGGCTTCCGACAAGGGGCGCCTCGTCATCGGCGCCTATTTCAGCGAGGAATACAGCTTCGAGGCCGCCGCTTTGTTCAACCCGAGCATGGTCGTCCACCCGGAGCATGAAGACGACGGATCGGGCGCCGTGCGCTTCCTGATGTCGCTGCGCGGCATCGGCGAGGGCCATATCTCGTCAGTCACCTTTCGCACCGGGCGGTGGTCCGAGAAAGACGGCTTCGCGCTGGACGATGCCAGCCCGCAGGCGGTCTCGCCGCGCATCGAAAAGGTCAATGGCGACGGATCGACCTGCATCGTCTGCGAAGGCAGCGAGGACGTGTCCGAGACGGTGCTCTTCCCCGTCACCGACAGCCAGCGGCAGGGCATCGAGGATCTGCGCCTGTGCCGCTTCGTCGAGGATGACGGCGAGGTGAAATATTACGGCACCTACACCGCCTTCGACGGCCGCGATGCCCGTTCCGAGTTGCTGCGCGGCACCGGTTTCAAGAGCTTCGAGGTCAGCCCGCTCACCGGATCGGCGGCGGCGGCGAAGGGCATGGCCCTGTTCCCGCGCAAGATCGGCGGCCGCTACGTGATGCTCGGCCGGCAGGACAATGAGAATATCTGGCTGCTGGAATCGGACGATCTCCACCATTGGGACGGCGGCGCCAAGCTGATCGAGCCGCGCTTCTCTTGGGAATTCGCGCAGATGGGCAATTGCGGATCGCCGATGGAGATCGACGAGGGCTGGCTGGTCATCACCCACGGCGTCGGCATGGCGCGCACCTATTGCCTGGGCGCCGCCCTGCTCGATCGCGACGATCCTTCGAAGGTGCTCAAGCGCACTGCCCAGCCGATCCTGAAGCCCAGCGCCAAGGAACGCGACGGCTACGTGCCCAACGTCGTCTACAGCTGCGGCGGCATGGTGCACGGGCGCACCCTGCTGCTGCCCTACGGCGTCGCCGACAATTTCGCGAGCTTCGCCAGCTGCCCGATCGACGATCTGCTGGCGCGGATGAGTTGA
- a CDS encoding sensor histidine kinase, whose product MSNEDAVIPRPSPRIVLLSIAVFWLLYFTIWSLRATVVYNNGHTMLTARAIVSAASAGVTLIFYLVMSSCNTARLGRGMVLAALLSLPAAFAYATINWYVFDHLADKKPMSWNWTPPAKTASPVVPFDPKDARVIVSTNSVTHQQSVVIVPPPPPPPSVGTMPDDEEETPLMGIADQAGNGYFFFVAWAAIYLALCYAARMGALERRTAELRAAAQSAELRALRYQVNPHFLFNTLNSLSSLVMTGKKGEAERMILNLSTFFRTSLTGDPTEDVPLSEEITLQRLYLDIETVRFPERLIAQIEVPEILRNACVPGLILQPLVENAVKYGVSRARRPVTIRIHASAEAEVLRLSVEDDGDPVGGTEGGTGVGLRNVRDRLAARFGDAAHCHWGPRAGGGFAVRITLPLVRHGC is encoded by the coding sequence ATGTCGAACGAGGACGCCGTCATCCCCCGCCCCTCGCCGCGGATCGTCCTGCTGTCGATCGCGGTGTTCTGGCTGCTCTATTTCACGATCTGGTCGCTGCGCGCCACCGTGGTCTACAATAACGGCCACACGATGCTCACCGCCCGCGCGATCGTCTCGGCGGCGAGCGCGGGCGTCACCCTGATCTTCTACCTCGTGATGAGCAGCTGCAATACGGCGCGATTGGGGCGCGGCATGGTCCTGGCGGCTCTGCTCTCGCTGCCGGCCGCTTTCGCCTACGCGACCATCAACTGGTACGTGTTCGATCATCTGGCCGACAAGAAGCCGATGTCTTGGAACTGGACGCCACCCGCCAAGACGGCCTCGCCCGTGGTGCCGTTCGATCCCAAGGACGCGCGGGTGATCGTCTCCACCAACAGCGTGACCCACCAGCAATCGGTCGTCATCGTCCCGCCGCCGCCCCCTCCCCCATCGGTCGGCACCATGCCGGACGACGAGGAGGAGACGCCGCTGATGGGTATCGCCGATCAGGCGGGCAACGGCTATTTCTTCTTCGTCGCCTGGGCCGCCATCTACCTCGCGCTCTGCTACGCGGCGCGGATGGGCGCGCTGGAGCGGCGCACAGCCGAACTGCGCGCCGCCGCCCAGTCGGCCGAGTTGCGCGCGCTCCGCTATCAGGTGAACCCGCATTTCCTGTTCAACACGCTGAACTCGCTCTCCTCGCTGGTGATGACGGGCAAGAAGGGCGAGGCGGAGCGGATGATCCTGAACCTCTCCACCTTCTTCCGCACCAGCCTGACCGGCGATCCCACCGAGGACGTGCCGCTGTCGGAGGAGATCACCCTCCAGCGCCTCTATCTCGATATCGAGACGGTGCGCTTCCCCGAACGGCTGATCGCGCAGATCGAGGTGCCGGAGATATTGCGCAACGCCTGCGTGCCGGGGCTGATCCTCCAGCCGCTCGTCGAGAACGCCGTGAAATACGGCGTATCGCGCGCGCGGCGGCCCGTGACGATCCGCATCCACGCCAGCGCCGAGGCGGAGGTGCTGCGCCTCTCCGTCGAGGATGATGGCGATCCCGTCGGCGGAACCGAAGGCGGCACCGGCGTGGGCCTGCGCAACGTGCGCGACCGGCTGGCCGCGCGCTTCGGCGATGCCGCGCACTGCCATTGGGGTCCGCGCGCGGGCGGCGGCTTCGCCGTGCGCATCACGTTGCCGCTGGTGCGCCATGGCTGCTGA
- a CDS encoding LytR/AlgR family response regulator transcription factor, with product MAAEPPKSPLRTLIVDDEPLAVERLQILCAQTPGIALVGTATDGEAALRMIEALAPEMVLLDIAMPGLDGIGVAQALEAKAVRPAIIFCTAFDQFAVAAFDVAAVDYLLKPVVPERLAKAVARVTETLRATEAAPEAQAEWLEEFWVPHRSEVIRVSADDVDRIEAERDYMRLHIGARSFLLHQTITELERRLDPARFIRLHRSAIVRRAFITRLRHDGLGTWFAVLADGSETRIGRSYLPAAKTLIGR from the coding sequence ATGGCTGCTGAGCCGCCCAAAAGCCCCCTGCGCACCCTCATCGTCGACGACGAGCCGCTCGCGGTCGAGCGCCTCCAGATCCTCTGCGCGCAGACGCCCGGCATCGCACTGGTCGGCACCGCGACCGATGGCGAGGCGGCGCTGCGCATGATCGAGGCGCTGGCGCCCGAGATGGTGCTGCTCGACATCGCCATGCCCGGCCTCGACGGCATCGGCGTCGCGCAAGCGCTCGAGGCTAAGGCGGTGCGCCCCGCCATCATCTTCTGCACCGCGTTCGACCAGTTCGCGGTCGCCGCCTTCGATGTCGCGGCGGTGGATTACCTGCTGAAGCCCGTGGTGCCCGAACGGCTCGCCAAGGCGGTCGCCCGCGTCACCGAGACATTGCGCGCCACCGAAGCCGCGCCCGAAGCCCAGGCGGAGTGGCTGGAGGAATTCTGGGTGCCCCACCGCTCCGAGGTGATCCGCGTCTCGGCCGACGACGTCGATCGCATCGAGGCGGAGCGCGATTATATGCGCCTGCACATCGGCGCGCGCAGCTTCCTGCTCCACCAGACGATCACCGAGCTGGAGCGGCGGCTCGATCCGGCGCGCTTCATCCGGCTCCACCGATCGGCGATCGTGCGCCGCGCCTTCATCACCCGCCTGCGCCACGACGGCCTCGGCACCTGGTTCGCGGTGCTGGCGGACGGCAGCGAGACACGCATTGGCCGCAGCTACCTTCCCGCCGCCAAGACGCTGATCGGGCGCTGA
- a CDS encoding UrcA family protein, whose amino-acid sequence MAIRFTAFALSAALLLSAPAFAAPAADGMSTTVRFADLDLATDAGVARLHSRIARAANAVCGGDVDQRNLSLMNSVAACRQVALASAEPQVQLAMASARGDRQLAVNDVKVAARGF is encoded by the coding sequence ATGGCTATCCGTTTCACCGCGTTCGCGCTTTCCGCCGCCCTTCTCCTGTCCGCTCCCGCGTTCGCGGCGCCGGCTGCCGACGGGATGAGCACCACCGTCCGCTTCGCCGATCTCGATCTCGCCACCGATGCCGGCGTCGCCAGGCTGCACAGCCGCATCGCCCGCGCCGCGAATGCGGTATGCGGTGGTGACGTCGACCAGCGCAACCTGAGCCTGATGAACAGCGTCGCCGCCTGCCGTCAGGTCGCGCTGGCGAGCGCCGAGCCGCAGGTTCAGCTGGCGATGGCATCGGCGCGCGGAGACCGCCAGCTCGCGGTCAATGACGTGAAGGTCGCCGCGCGCGGCTTCTGA
- a CDS encoding RBBP9/YdeN family alpha/beta hydrolase, with protein MATDWPLCLTIPGIDNSGRGHWQTIWERDRPDCARVDLGCWDAPIRNVWLSRIDQAVSGAGRPVVLVAHGLGCHAVAWWAALLGKSAARRVRGALLVAPPDPSRNPGLADFAPVPTAMLPFPSIVVAGRDDPAASPGWSREIAGEWVSDFVETGEAGHLNARSRMGQWAEGQRLLDLLIDGGPGLSRYPYRRERPVRPVRTVRPSLRVVAPSR; from the coding sequence ATGGCGACGGATTGGCCTCTCTGCCTGACGATCCCCGGTATCGACAATTCGGGGCGCGGCCACTGGCAGACGATCTGGGAGCGAGACCGGCCCGATTGCGCGCGCGTCGATCTCGGTTGCTGGGATGCGCCGATCCGCAACGTCTGGCTCAGCCGGATCGACCAGGCGGTGAGCGGGGCAGGGCGGCCGGTGGTGCTGGTGGCGCATGGGCTGGGCTGTCACGCGGTGGCGTGGTGGGCGGCCCTGCTGGGCAAGAGCGCGGCGCGGCGGGTGCGGGGCGCGTTGCTGGTCGCGCCGCCCGATCCGTCGCGGAACCCCGGCCTCGCCGATTTCGCGCCGGTGCCGACCGCGATGCTGCCTTTCCCCTCGATCGTGGTCGCGGGGCGTGACGATCCGGCCGCGTCGCCCGGCTGGTCGCGGGAGATCGCCGGCGAGTGGGTGTCCGATTTCGTCGAGACGGGCGAGGCGGGGCACCTCAATGCGCGCTCGCGGATGGGGCAATGGGCGGAGGGACAGCGCCTGCTCGACCTGCTGATCGACGGCGGGCCGGGCCTGTCGCGCTATCCCTATCGCCGGGAGCGGCCGGTCCGTCCGGTACGCACCGTGCGTCCCTCACTGCGAGTCGTCGCGCCGTCGCGCTGA